Genomic segment of Perca flavescens isolate YP-PL-M2 chromosome 7, PFLA_1.0, whole genome shotgun sequence:
TACAGCAAATGGAATGATTTTCATTGACAAATCTTATTTTAACACATATTTTAGGAAAATGCTTTGAAAATTTTCCAAAACCCAACAGTACACTGTGGGCCAATTCACAACCCTTTCGTTATGTTCGTGGCTGAAAACAGCCACTACTTTAAACTGctgtaaaaatgtatcagataaatattttacatacatCTATTAATCAACCTCAGTCCTGATCAAAACTACTAAATTTTCTcaaaaaaaatctggattttAACTCTTTAATTGTCAATTTCATAAATGATGTCGCagatttgggaaaaaaaaacacacaaaatgactgATTTTCAATATAAAATGTGATTGTGGACTGGATTTTTTATTACCTTTTATCACAGTCTTGGACATGTCAAAGATGAGAAACAACATTGGTTTTGATGCATTGTTAGTTTTTGTGCAGGATTACATTTTAACTTTTTCTCCCTCATTTACTGTTTGTGGCTGTTTTTGccccattgacttccattataaCCACATTTTTTGATTGCAAAGCCATTACACCATATAATCATGCATTTTTGATTGTTAGTGGTTTTCCCTGTTGGGAAGAGGTAAAATTAGTAATTTGTACTGCTGATAACCAGGTGGCACCATTAACCCTTTAGATATgtctgtgcaaaaaaaaacaatctactCAGCATCTGCATCAGATTTATGAACAATTTATTATGAACCAAAATGCAACAACAACttcaaataaactgaacaatgGTTCAAGAGTTGAGGATGGATGAAGAACTAAACAAttaaacaaactacaaactgtgtgtgtgtgtgtgtgtgtgtgtgtattccagCAGGACTTGCAGCATATCACTTGATGCTCTTTGCAAGTGTGCCCACCACAACGGATGCAAGTGCTGactgttgttcttttttttttgtcctgcacCACTTGCATGTTCCCCTCTTCCCTTCTGAGCTCCTGGTGCCTGCTGGTGTCTGTGGATCTGTGTCTGGAGGGACAGCTGCAGAAGACTGAATCTCTCTCACCAGCGAAGCAGCAACTGGTGCACGAGGGAGGTGCTCTCTCCTCAGTATTGTTGCAGAGACCAGAGAATTTCCCAGCTCTTCAAGGAAAAGCCTTCTCCGAAACAGCTTCGCCTGGTTCCAGGAGGGATCCACAGCTGTGAAGATGACACATGCATTATATGCCGAGACGTCCACCATATTGAAAAATAACGTCTGTGGCCACCGATTGGTCCTACTTCTGCAGCTGTAGGTGCCGAcaacctaaaaaaataaaagaacaagaaaagaATTTAGTACAGATTTCATAAGTATTTTTGAAGCTGCACATGACAATGAGAATAATCATGCAAACATtgtcaaaacacaaacagtatcTCCTAAATGTATCCCTACCAAGCACATGAATTCAAGTAACAAATCATGTAGTAACAAATGTGTAATGGCACAAACCTTGTCTAGATTGTCGACACCTCCCTTGCAGCGGTTGTAATCTGCGATTATCTCTGGCTTCTTTTTTGGTCCCTCTGTCACCACTGCTTCGCGGTGCCTTGTATTGATGAGGATCACATTCCTCCCCCGTTTCAGAATGTAACTCACAGCCGTGGTGTTCTTTGTGAAGGCGAAGACGGTGGAGAGGGCAGGTCGTCCTTTAGCCTGCACCAGGTTGGGTGGCAGCTCTGGTTTATTTTTCCTGATCGTCCCGACCAAGGCTATTTTCTTCCGCAGAAGCTCCTGAGCAAGTGGGTAGGAGGTAAAGAAGTTGTCACAGGTGACAGTGACGCCCTGGAGTCCTTCTgtcatctccatgacaacatgCTTTCCCTGATCCACCTCTGCAGCATTACCTGTCTTACCCAGGTAAATGTCACACATCCAGGCATAGGATGTGCCAACATCAGCAGTCACCCAAATTTTTAGCCcgtattttgctgttttttttggcaTGTATTGCCGAAAGCTGCATCTCCCTTTGAATGGCACAAGCTGCTCAtcctctgtgtcatctttgccAGGGTTGAATAGGAGGGGAAGGCGATGCGTCCACATTTCCCACAGGGATCTGATCGGGGCAAGCTTATCCTCTCTATGGCGAGCTGGTCTCTGCAGCTTGTCATCAAAACGCAGAGCTCTGCTGATTTCATGGAATCTTGAGAGGGACATGGTGGCTCTAAAAATCGCCAAAAAACGACCACTGCGATTATCCCACAGGCAATGTGTGGACTCCCCTCTGGACCTGTAGACGCCGGCCAAAATCAGTAGCCCCATGTAGGCATGGAGATTTGTGGAGTCCATCTCGGTCCAGTTTCTCATTGTGCGGCGCCCATGGAGGTTGGTCATGCTGACAATGAGGTCAATCATCTCCTCTGTAAAAAACAGATTGAACACAGAATCAATGTTCTGGACCCTTGCAATGGCATAGCAGGTCGGCCCTGGAGTCACGCCTCTTGCTGGCTGAAGAAAGGGAGTTGTCTCCGCGTTGGTAGAAAACCACACTTCGCCGTTTCTTCCAATCCACCCAGATCCAGGATCCTCCGAATCATCCTCGCCTTCAGTTGAAGCTAGAGAGGATGATGAGGGTGGCACATCCAAATCAGGATCGGACTCTCCTGAGTCTGTGGTGTCATGGCTTTGCAATCAAAAAATGTGGttataatggaagtcaatggggCAAAAACAGCCACGAACCGTAAATGAGGGAGAAAAAG
This window contains:
- the LOC114558524 gene encoding piggyBac transposable element-derived protein 4-like — translated: MGEKLSFHSSVKFGDIFIPSHDTTDSGESDPDLDVPPSSSSLASTEGEDDSEDPGSGWIGRNGEVWFSTNAETTPFLQPARGVTPGPTCYAIARVQNIDSVFNLFFTEEMIDLIVSMTNLHGRRTMRNWTEMDSTNLHAYMGLLILAGVYRSRGESTHCLWDNRSGRFLAIFRATMSLSRFHEISRALRFDDKLQRPARHREDKLAPIRSLWEMWTHRLPLLFNPGKDDTEDEQLVPFKGRCSFRQYMPKKTAKYGLKIWVTADVGTSYAWMCDIYLGKTGNAAEVDQGKHVVMEMTEGLQGVTVTCDNFFTSYPLAQELLRKKIALVGTIRKNKPELPPNLVQAKGRPALSTVFAFTKNTTAVSYILKRGRNVILINTRHREAVVTEGPKKKPEIIADYNRCKGGVDNLDKVVGTYSCRSRTNRWPQTLFFNMVDVSAYNACVIFTAVDPSWNQAKLFRRRLFLEELGNSLVSATILRREHLPRAPVAASLVREIQSSAAVPPDTDPQTPAGTRSSEGKRGTCKWCRTKKKEQQSALASVVVGTLAKSIK